In the Candidatus Saccharibacteria bacterium oral taxon 488 genome, one interval contains:
- a CDS encoding preprotein translocase, with amino-acid sequence MAADLRLIDSHCHLHDTEFFVDNREELYQQSIAAGIGMICVGTDERSSQQAVEFAANHDHVWAAVGVHPHDSKDGWGDVERLLKARAEDSPIVAIGEIGLDYYYHHSPREVQIQALEAQLQLAVDYSLPVSFHVRDGAPDQPSVWGDFWPIFDNFHGLRGVLHSFTDTRANLEKGFARGLYVGLNGISTFTKDQAQRELFASIPLERLLLETDAPFLTPKPFRGKLNKPEYVELVAKYWAAERKLVLHDLEKVATDNTVTLFGL; translated from the coding sequence ATGGCGGCAGACTTACGCTTGATTGACTCGCATTGTCATTTGCATGATACCGAGTTTTTCGTGGATAATCGCGAGGAATTATACCAGCAGTCAATTGCAGCGGGCATCGGTATGATTTGTGTTGGCACTGATGAGCGCAGTAGCCAACAGGCAGTGGAATTTGCTGCGAACCACGACCACGTGTGGGCAGCAGTTGGTGTTCATCCGCATGACAGCAAGGATGGTTGGGGCGACGTTGAGCGGCTACTGAAAGCCAGAGCGGAGGATTCACCAATTGTGGCGATTGGTGAGATTGGCCTTGATTATTATTACCATCACAGCCCGCGCGAGGTGCAAATTCAGGCACTAGAGGCGCAGCTGCAGCTGGCGGTGGATTATAGTCTGCCGGTTAGTTTTCATGTGCGTGATGGTGCACCTGACCAGCCGTCGGTGTGGGGTGATTTTTGGCCGATTTTTGATAATTTTCATGGTCTGCGCGGTGTGCTACACAGTTTTACTGATACACGCGCCAACTTAGAGAAGGGATTTGCTCGCGGACTGTACGTTGGTTTAAATGGCATTAGCACGTTCACTAAAGACCAAGCGCAGCGAGAATTATTTGCTTCCATCCCACTGGAACGATTATTGTTAGAAACTGATGCACCATTCTTGACACCAAAGCCATTTCGTGGTAAGCTGAATAAGCCAGAATATGTGGAGTTGGTGGCAAAGTATTGGGCGGCGGAGCGCAAGCTAGTGCTTCACGACCTCGAAAAAGTAGCGACCGATAACACGGTAACACTTTTTGGCTTGTAA
- a CDS encoding aminotransferase class V-fold PLP-dependent enzyme: protein MIYLDHAAATPMDPLVVEAMRPYFSEKFFNPSSPYAPAVAVKRDYREAKSRIARVLGVAADELVMTAGATESINLAFTAAGGVSLISAIEHSSVINSAKARSDVRLIPPMNNGRIDPQAVKKLLTPDVSFMSIALANHELGYIQPVEEIAEVVRLERIRRQEHGESTPLIFHTDASQTAALMDVKIKRLGVDLLTLSAAKVYGPKQVGLLWIRPGVKLQPNVVGGGQEAGLRSGTENVAGVVGFATALELAAKRRSGEVKRLRELRDTLVKKLLAAFPDMIISSDQKKSLVNFLNISFPGVDAERLVFLLEARGVLVATGSACAANSGTKSHVLTAIGLSDAAIDGSLRLTLGRLNDETNVCQAAELIIGAVRREKARMQ, encoded by the coding sequence ATGATATATCTTGATCACGCTGCTGCTACGCCGATGGATCCGTTGGTGGTTGAGGCAATGCGGCCGTATTTTTCTGAGAAGTTCTTTAATCCGTCCAGTCCATATGCACCGGCGGTCGCCGTCAAGCGTGACTACCGTGAGGCAAAATCGCGCATCGCGCGGGTGCTGGGTGTGGCTGCGGATGAATTAGTGATGACGGCTGGTGCTACGGAGTCAATCAATCTGGCGTTTACCGCGGCGGGTGGTGTGAGTTTGATCTCGGCCATTGAACATAGTTCAGTTATCAATTCTGCAAAAGCGCGCTCGGACGTTCGGCTTATCCCGCCGATGAACAATGGACGCATCGATCCGCAGGCTGTCAAAAAACTGTTAACGCCAGATGTTAGTTTTATGAGCATCGCGCTGGCGAATCATGAGCTGGGGTATATCCAGCCCGTTGAAGAGATCGCGGAAGTTGTGAGGCTCGAGCGCATTCGGCGCCAAGAACATGGCGAATCAACGCCGCTTATATTTCATACCGACGCTTCGCAGACCGCAGCGCTGATGGATGTGAAAATTAAACGGCTGGGTGTTGATTTGTTGACGCTATCGGCGGCAAAAGTTTACGGGCCGAAACAGGTTGGTTTGCTATGGATACGGCCGGGCGTCAAGCTACAGCCGAACGTTGTTGGCGGCGGGCAGGAGGCGGGTCTGCGCAGCGGCACGGAAAATGTGGCTGGCGTGGTCGGCTTTGCGACGGCGCTGGAGTTAGCTGCCAAGCGTCGCAGCGGTGAAGTAAAACGGCTGCGAGAACTGCGTGATACGTTAGTAAAAAAGCTATTAGCGGCTTTTCCTGACATGATTATTTCCTCTGATCAGAAAAAATCGCTGGTTAATTTCCTCAATATTTCGTTTCCTGGTGTTGACGCCGAGCGATTAGTGTTTTTATTGGAAGCGCGTGGCGTGCTGGTGGCGACAGGTAGTGCCTGTGCGGCTAATTCGGGGACGAAATCGCATGTTTTGACGGCGATTGGGCTAAGTGATGCGGCGATTGATGGTAGTCTGCGGCTGACGTTGGGGCGGCTGAACGATGAGACTAATGTGTGTCAGGCGGCAGAGTTAATCATTGGGGCGGTGCGGCGCGAGAAGGCGAGGATGCAGTGA
- a CDS encoding YdcF family protein, giving the protein MIHRLIGLVLIAIAVIVGLSYYLSPDDLKDCPRPGSGQCQKAGAIIVISGGDTEARTAEAVKLYQAGWAPTIILSGAAADKSGPSNAAAMRKQAEAAGVSAAALVMDERSETTKQNAQEVANIIAQRGIKRVILVTSGYHMRRALAEFSAQLPNVELRAHPAAQDKHWSAWWWLTPWGWWLAVGELLRIGLFALGVSR; this is encoded by the coding sequence GTGATTCATCGGTTAATCGGCTTGGTATTAATTGCGATCGCAGTCATTGTCGGCCTGAGCTATTATTTGTCGCCGGATGACTTGAAAGATTGTCCACGCCCGGGCTCGGGGCAATGTCAAAAAGCGGGCGCCATCATTGTCATCAGCGGCGGTGACACGGAAGCGCGCACGGCTGAGGCAGTCAAATTATATCAAGCTGGCTGGGCGCCGACTATTATCTTGTCCGGTGCTGCAGCCGATAAATCCGGCCCGTCTAACGCCGCCGCCATGAGAAAACAAGCCGAAGCGGCGGGTGTGTCAGCTGCGGCCTTGGTGATGGATGAACGTTCAGAAACCACCAAGCAGAATGCCCAAGAAGTGGCAAACATCATAGCGCAGCGTGGCATCAAGCGTGTCATTCTGGTCACCAGCGGCTATCACATGCGGCGGGCACTGGCCGAGTTTTCAGCACAACTGCCGAACGTTGAACTGCGGGCGCATCCGGCGGCGCAGGATAAGCATTGGAGTGCATGGTGGTGGCTGACACCGTGGGGCTGGTGGCTGGCGGTCGGCGAATTGCTGCGGATCGGTTTATTTGCCTTAGGAGTGTCGCGCTGA
- a CDS encoding DUF348 domain-containing protein yields MMKWWKWHIEKGWRPVVLLGCFMAFIAGTVGLLLSQPVQAQDNHAQSSAERLVTIHDRGREQTIMTRARTVRQALQLARVTVDERRDVVKPDIDMELTGTTFTVTIFRARPVTVIDGSRRSHITTAEQTPQRIAKAAGIALYVEDKVEFMTSDNMLLDGTNMLMNITRAPLRTVTEEVDIDFPLEQIKDANQPIGFKEIKQLGEKGIRTVTYQAQAERGVEISRKEISSRISKQPKKQIEVIGTKPKNPLTKSKGAHIFTDSRGVAHRETYYDLPMNVVINACGGGGYTVRADGAKVDKDGYILVAANYGNYPRCSVVETSMGPGKVYDTGGFATRHPHGFDLATDWTNGDGR; encoded by the coding sequence ATGATGAAATGGTGGAAATGGCACATAGAGAAAGGCTGGCGGCCGGTTGTTCTGCTGGGCTGCTTCATGGCTTTCATAGCTGGTACGGTTGGCTTACTGCTATCGCAGCCTGTCCAGGCACAAGATAACCATGCCCAGTCGTCAGCGGAGCGGCTGGTGACGATTCATGACCGCGGTCGCGAGCAGACGATCATGACCCGAGCACGCACCGTACGCCAGGCGTTACAGCTGGCACGGGTAACGGTTGATGAGCGGCGTGACGTTGTTAAGCCAGACATTGATATGGAGCTGACAGGAACAACATTTACGGTGACAATTTTTCGGGCTCGGCCGGTGACGGTCATTGATGGTTCGCGGCGCTCACATATTACCACAGCGGAGCAGACGCCGCAGCGAATTGCCAAAGCGGCGGGGATCGCGCTGTATGTCGAGGATAAGGTTGAATTTATGACGAGCGATAATATGCTGCTGGATGGGACAAACATGCTGATGAACATTACCCGCGCGCCACTGCGAACAGTGACCGAGGAGGTTGATATTGACTTCCCTCTGGAGCAGATCAAGGATGCGAATCAGCCGATTGGTTTCAAGGAAATTAAGCAGCTGGGCGAAAAGGGTATTCGTACCGTGACTTACCAGGCCCAGGCCGAGCGTGGTGTTGAGATTAGCCGTAAGGAAATAAGTAGCCGTATCAGCAAACAGCCCAAAAAGCAAATCGAAGTGATCGGCACCAAGCCAAAAAATCCACTAACGAAGTCGAAGGGTGCGCATATCTTTACTGATTCACGCGGCGTGGCACACCGCGAAACTTACTATGACCTACCAATGAACGTCGTCATTAATGCGTGCGGCGGTGGTGGCTACACGGTGCGAGCAGACGGTGCCAAGGTGGACAAGGACGGTTATATTTTGGTGGCGGCAAATTACGGTAATTATCCGCGTTGTTCAGTGGTGGAAACCAGTATGGGCCCTGGCAAAGTGTATGATACTGGCGGTTTTGCGACGCGGCATCCGCATGGGTTTGATTTGGCGACTGACTGGACGAATGGGGACGGACGTTAG
- a CDS encoding triose-phosphate isomerase has translation MMTRKTLIIGNWKMNLTMHEASLYLHKLMEQLPVRRDVEVVVAPTMLTLQSLSLQIKRRIVKLAAQNCYWRDHGPYTGEVPASHLHGMVDYVIIGHSERRHIFMESDKDIRFKVQAALRNRLQPILCIGETAHERTLGETREVLQDQIVNGLANITAEEIDHVVIAYEPVWAIGSGEYAQPSDLAKVLKVIRQQITHLFGKEAAEAVRVVYGGSVSVDNASDYLAVAGLDGLLIGGASLDAYQFTEIVKKAHKE, from the coding sequence ATTATGACGCGAAAAACACTCATTATCGGCAACTGGAAGATGAACCTCACTATGCATGAGGCCAGTTTGTATTTACATAAGCTCATGGAGCAGCTGCCGGTGCGTCGTGACGTCGAGGTGGTGGTGGCGCCAACAATGTTGACCTTGCAGAGTTTGAGCTTGCAAATCAAGCGTCGGATCGTCAAGCTCGCCGCCCAGAATTGTTACTGGCGCGACCACGGTCCATACACCGGCGAGGTGCCGGCGTCGCATCTACATGGTATGGTTGACTATGTCATCATTGGTCACTCCGAGCGGCGACATATATTTATGGAGAGCGACAAGGATATTCGTTTCAAGGTACAGGCAGCACTGCGTAATCGACTTCAGCCGATTCTCTGCATTGGTGAAACGGCACACGAGCGGACGCTAGGCGAAACGCGCGAGGTGCTCCAGGATCAGATTGTAAATGGCCTGGCAAATATCACAGCCGAGGAGATAGACCATGTGGTGATCGCCTACGAGCCAGTATGGGCAATCGGTAGCGGCGAGTATGCGCAGCCGAGTGACCTTGCCAAGGTGCTCAAGGTGATTCGCCAGCAAATCACGCATTTATTTGGCAAGGAAGCAGCCGAGGCGGTACGCGTGGTGTATGGCGGCAGTGTCTCGGTTGATAATGCTAGTGATTATCTCGCAGTGGCGGGACTTGATGGACTGCTGATCGGTGGAGCGAGTCTGGACGCATATCAATTTACGGAGATAGTAAAGAAGGCGCATAAAGAATAG
- a CDS encoding UvrD-helicase domain-containing protein, producing MLSELNPEQRRAVQHDGGPLLILAGAGSGKTKTLTHRIAYLISQRGIFPSRILAVTFTNKAAREMRQRLADMLGEDASDRRFMPWMGTFHSMCVRLLRIDGMSIGLGRNFIIYDEDDRLGLIKQLMKSRGLTDRDIKPRRIAAAISAAKNDMLSPDEYMMQAVGPVKQQMAELFAAYEAAMHRAGALDFDDLLLKAVELLRSSPDIRHKWQQQFRHILVDEYQDTNAVQYALIKLLVGPEHNLCVVGDDAQSIYSFRGADYTNILNFERDFPGAAVIKLEQNYRSTGAILTVANNLIQHNTQRTDKSLWTEAVGGMTPQLWRLYSEAEEAQAVADEIHRQARMGRAYSDIAVLYRTNAQSYAIERALRQRHIPYKIVGGLRFLDRAVVKDVLAYLRLLYQPSDRVSFTRIVNLPKRGIGAVSVAKFLDWTDQSGRNIIEGLVAVDEATGLSARVKQPLRVFGQLMQKLQQLLDRAPAEAIEQIIEQTGYGEAVNDGSVQAEERLENLGVLVAEAHAYADVSTFLEDMALMSSSDSQADQQVTLMTLHAAKGLEFPVVFMTGLEEGILPHARVFDSGKADDVEEERRLCYVGITRAREALFVTCASSRTQFGQIGYNLPSRFLDEMGLMSGGLDAPAAPPAGDVFYTDDIGLEVGERVRSPQFGAGEVVDVDGMAVTVQFADGNTKKLNVEFARLEKI from the coding sequence ATCCTATCTGAACTCAACCCCGAACAGCGGCGAGCCGTCCAGCATGATGGCGGGCCGCTGCTTATTTTAGCGGGAGCGGGGAGTGGTAAGACAAAAACCTTAACGCATCGCATCGCCTATCTGATTAGCCAGCGAGGGATTTTTCCCAGCCGCATCTTAGCGGTGACCTTCACCAACAAGGCTGCTCGAGAGATGCGTCAGCGCTTGGCTGATATGCTGGGCGAAGACGCCTCGGATCGACGCTTCATGCCGTGGATGGGGACATTTCATAGTATGTGTGTGCGGCTACTGAGGATAGACGGGATGTCAATTGGTCTCGGTCGTAATTTTATTATTTATGACGAAGATGATCGGCTGGGCCTCATTAAGCAGTTGATGAAATCGCGCGGGCTGACTGATCGCGACATCAAGCCACGCCGCATCGCTGCGGCTATTTCTGCGGCAAAAAATGACATGCTTTCCCCCGATGAGTATATGATGCAGGCGGTTGGCCCCGTCAAACAGCAAATGGCCGAATTATTTGCTGCGTACGAGGCCGCTATGCACCGGGCTGGGGCGCTCGATTTTGATGATTTATTGCTTAAGGCGGTGGAGCTACTGCGCTCCTCGCCTGACATCCGCCACAAATGGCAGCAGCAATTTCGCCACATTCTCGTCGACGAGTATCAAGATACCAATGCGGTGCAGTATGCGCTGATCAAGCTGCTAGTTGGTCCAGAGCACAACCTCTGTGTGGTCGGTGATGATGCGCAGTCAATTTATAGTTTTCGTGGCGCAGATTATACCAATATTCTTAACTTTGAGCGTGACTTTCCGGGCGCAGCGGTGATTAAACTAGAGCAAAATTACCGTTCAACGGGCGCGATTTTAACGGTGGCAAATAACTTAATCCAACATAACACCCAGCGCACCGACAAGAGCCTGTGGACAGAAGCAGTTGGCGGGATGACACCGCAATTATGGCGACTGTACAGCGAGGCCGAGGAGGCACAGGCAGTGGCTGACGAAATTCATCGCCAGGCCAGGATGGGCCGAGCCTATAGCGACATAGCGGTACTGTACCGCACCAACGCCCAGAGTTACGCCATAGAGCGCGCGCTGCGTCAACGACACATCCCCTACAAGATTGTGGGTGGCCTGCGGTTTCTGGATCGAGCAGTCGTCAAGGACGTACTGGCGTATCTTCGGTTATTATATCAACCCAGTGACCGCGTTAGCTTCACGCGAATCGTCAATCTACCAAAGCGTGGCATCGGCGCGGTGAGCGTGGCGAAATTTCTCGATTGGACCGATCAATCGGGTCGGAATATTATTGAGGGGCTGGTGGCGGTTGATGAGGCTACAGGGTTGAGCGCTCGTGTCAAGCAGCCGCTGCGGGTGTTCGGTCAATTGATGCAAAAATTACAACAGTTACTTGACAGGGCGCCGGCCGAGGCGATTGAACAAATTATTGAGCAGACCGGCTACGGCGAAGCGGTGAATGACGGCAGTGTGCAGGCCGAAGAGCGGCTGGAAAACCTCGGTGTTTTGGTGGCCGAGGCGCACGCCTATGCTGATGTATCGACATTCCTCGAAGACATGGCGCTGATGTCATCAAGTGATAGCCAAGCAGACCAGCAGGTCACCTTGATGACGCTACACGCTGCAAAGGGTCTGGAGTTTCCGGTGGTGTTTATGACTGGCTTGGAGGAAGGAATCTTGCCGCACGCACGGGTATTTGACAGCGGTAAAGCGGATGATGTTGAGGAGGAGCGCCGCCTCTGTTATGTGGGGATTACGCGGGCCCGAGAGGCGCTGTTTGTGACTTGTGCTAGTTCACGGACGCAGTTCGGTCAGATCGGCTATAATCTGCCGTCGCGATTTCTCGATGAGATGGGGCTGATGAGCGGCGGTCTGGATGCACCTGCCGCGCCGCCAGCTGGTGATGTGTTTTATACTGATGACATAGGTCTCGAGGTTGGTGAGCGGGTGCGAAGCCCACAATTTGGTGCGGGTGAGGTGGTGGATGTTGACGGGATGGCGGTGACGGTGCAATTTGCTGATGGTAATACGAAAAAGCTTAATGTAGAATTCGCCAGATTAGAGAAAATTTGA
- the rsmA gene encoding ribosomal RNA small subunit methyltransferase A: MASARGPKKELGQHWLRDPEILAEIAEAAELGGDDVVLEIGPGLGTLTSRLLARAGRVVAVEFDADLARKLPGQFPGKNLEVINEDILQFDLNQLPAGYKAVANVPYYITSKIVEKLMTAENKPSLAVLLVQKEVAQRIAAEPGEMSILAVSAQIFAEAELDIEVPRQFFTPPPKVDSQVVILRTRTEPLVDSEDQKDFFRIVKAGFSAKRKKLRSSLSGGLGVSKDTAEQLLKTASISPDVRAEDLAIDDWRRLLSEWRTQ, encoded by the coding sequence ATGGCGTCAGCTCGTGGGCCGAAAAAAGAATTAGGCCAGCATTGGCTGCGCGACCCAGAGATTTTGGCGGAGATCGCCGAGGCGGCGGAACTTGGTGGGGATGATGTGGTGTTGGAAATTGGGCCGGGACTTGGCACGTTGACTAGTCGATTGTTAGCGCGAGCCGGGCGCGTGGTGGCGGTGGAGTTTGACGCGGATTTGGCACGCAAGTTGCCGGGGCAATTTCCTGGTAAAAACCTGGAAGTGATCAATGAAGATATTTTGCAATTTGATTTGAACCAACTACCAGCTGGTTATAAAGCGGTCGCTAATGTGCCCTACTATATCACTAGTAAAATTGTCGAGAAGTTGATGACGGCGGAAAATAAACCAAGTTTGGCGGTACTGTTGGTACAGAAAGAAGTCGCCCAGCGCATCGCGGCGGAGCCTGGTGAGATGAGTATTTTGGCAGTGAGTGCCCAGATTTTTGCCGAGGCAGAACTCGACATTGAAGTGCCGCGGCAATTTTTCACGCCGCCGCCAAAAGTTGATTCACAGGTGGTGATATTGAGAACCCGCACCGAACCACTAGTCGATTCTGAAGACCAAAAAGATTTTTTCCGCATCGTCAAAGCCGGTTTTTCGGCCAAGCGTAAGAAGCTACGTTCCAGTCTGAGCGGTGGACTGGGTGTTAGTAAAGACACCGCCGAACAGTTGCTGAAAACGGCTAGTATTTCACCTGATGTCCGTGCCGAAGATTTGGCAATTGACGATTGGCGGCGGCTACTGAGTGAGTGGCGGACGCAATGA
- a CDS encoding DUF348 domain-containing protein, producing the protein MEKSLSIRYHSKKIFLLIGLLVLGVTLIQLADAALAQGTERPSRSDGQRLMSVYDKGVEKTIITRAKTVREALKAARIEVDERRDVVEPALNEELVASSYNVNIFRARPVTVVDGRARIRLTTAEQTPAAIAKAAGIKLYSEDIVDIHAAENVVASGTNAVLTIKRATPLQLNLYGSLAEVRTHAKTVGALLKEKHVQLASNDTVSLPLEAPITSGMRLDVWRNGKQTITTDEDVAFPVETVRDANRETGHKEVKEAGEKGRRTVTYEIEVQNGKEVSRREIASQVIKQPKKQVEIIGTKNAAMPYTGGGNKDQWLSSSNIPRDQWGYAEWLVQKESGWNPNARNQSGACGLAQALPCSKVPGNPLNPVDSLNWMHGYVMGRYGSWEKAVAHSKARGWY; encoded by the coding sequence ATGGAAAAGAGTTTATCTATTCGCTACCATTCAAAGAAGATTTTTCTATTGATCGGTTTGCTGGTGCTTGGAGTGACATTGATCCAGCTGGCGGATGCTGCACTGGCGCAGGGTACCGAGCGTCCATCACGGAGCGACGGCCAGCGTCTGATGAGTGTCTATGATAAGGGAGTCGAGAAAACAATTATCACTCGGGCAAAAACGGTGCGCGAGGCACTGAAGGCGGCGCGGATTGAGGTTGACGAGCGGCGAGATGTAGTAGAGCCGGCACTTAATGAAGAGCTGGTCGCTAGTTCATATAACGTTAATATTTTTCGGGCTCGGCCGGTAACGGTAGTCGATGGCCGGGCGCGTATTCGGCTAACTACGGCGGAGCAAACCCCGGCGGCGATTGCCAAAGCAGCGGGGATCAAACTCTATAGCGAGGACATCGTCGATATTCATGCCGCCGAAAACGTGGTTGCTAGCGGCACGAATGCAGTCTTGACCATCAAGCGGGCCACGCCACTACAGCTCAATCTCTACGGGTCACTGGCTGAAGTGCGCACCCACGCGAAAACCGTCGGCGCGCTACTCAAGGAAAAGCATGTCCAGCTGGCCAGCAACGACACCGTATCACTGCCGCTCGAGGCGCCGATTACCAGTGGTATGCGGCTGGATGTTTGGCGTAACGGTAAGCAGACAATTACCACTGATGAAGATGTCGCTTTTCCGGTTGAGACAGTGCGGGATGCCAATCGCGAGACGGGTCACAAGGAGGTGAAAGAGGCCGGCGAAAAGGGCCGGCGAACCGTGACCTATGAGATTGAGGTGCAAAATGGCAAGGAGGTGAGCCGTCGGGAGATTGCTAGCCAAGTAATAAAACAGCCTAAAAAACAAGTTGAAATTATCGGTACAAAGAATGCGGCTATGCCGTATACTGGTGGTGGTAATAAAGATCAATGGTTATCTTCGTCAAATATCCCGCGTGACCAATGGGGTTATGCCGAGTGGCTGGTGCAGAAAGAAAGTGGCTGGAATCCCAATGCTCGCAACCAGAGCGGTGCCTGCGGTCTCGCACAAGCGTTGCCATGTAGTAAAGTACCAGGAAATCCGCTCAACCCAGTCGATTCGCTAAATTGGATGCATGGTTACGTCATGGGGCGATATGGTTCATGGGAAAAAGCGGTGGCGCACAGCAAGGCCAGAGGGTGGTACTAG
- a CDS encoding methionine--tRNA ligase, whose translation MTKQHAYITTAIPYVNGLPHIGHAMDYMLADVWTRYQRQNGREVRFQTGVDEHGNKIAAKAASQNQTPQAYVDQMHGNFQNMIAELNISATDFIRTTDPHHVSAVQYIWQRLAAAGYIYKDTYEGWYCQGCEAFVTDKEAAENNGVCPDHQAPYQRLSEENYYFKTSAFSDNIRQAIESNKMKIVPEFRKKEFLELMKDGLKDVSVSRPRKNLSWGVPVPGDDTQVMYVWLDALSNYITVIGYPDRAEEWQAFWPADVQVIGKDILRFHAGIWPAMLMALDLPLPKVLLVHGFINVGGTKMSKSLGNGIGPADIIPHYGVEAFRYYFLRHVPTQDDGDFTWEKFEAAYNGELGNDLGNLVQRVAKMVQSYQAGVIGDAPQSEHDMGPYRADMESLNFNLAIDEIWQIIRSLNQYIERVQPWQVAKKRAKDPEAEAHLGEILAHACGTLLQVSDMLRPFMPQTAEKIHDMFASGVVPSQLTPLFPRKYLHTPDPRAPKAENQGK comes from the coding sequence ATGACTAAACAACACGCCTACATCACTACTGCTATTCCTTATGTCAACGGTTTGCCGCACATTGGGCACGCCATGGACTATATGTTGGCGGATGTGTGGACGCGCTATCAGCGGCAAAATGGCCGCGAGGTGCGTTTCCAGACAGGTGTGGATGAGCATGGCAATAAAATTGCTGCCAAGGCTGCTAGCCAAAACCAAACACCGCAGGCCTATGTCGATCAAATGCATGGTAACTTCCAGAACATGATTGCCGAGTTGAATATTTCGGCGACGGATTTTATCCGCACGACTGATCCGCATCACGTTAGCGCGGTGCAGTATATTTGGCAGCGGCTGGCAGCGGCTGGCTATATTTACAAAGACACGTATGAGGGCTGGTACTGCCAGGGTTGTGAGGCGTTCGTCACTGACAAGGAAGCAGCTGAAAATAATGGTGTTTGTCCCGATCACCAGGCGCCATACCAGCGGTTGAGTGAGGAAAATTATTATTTCAAAACCAGTGCTTTTTCGGACAATATTCGCCAGGCCATTGAATCAAATAAGATGAAAATTGTGCCAGAATTCCGCAAAAAAGAGTTTTTGGAATTGATGAAGGATGGCCTGAAAGATGTGTCGGTTTCGCGTCCGCGTAAGAACCTGAGCTGGGGTGTGCCAGTACCAGGCGATGACACGCAGGTGATGTATGTCTGGCTGGATGCGCTAAGCAATTACATCACGGTCATCGGCTATCCTGATCGAGCTGAGGAATGGCAGGCGTTTTGGCCGGCAGATGTACAGGTGATCGGCAAGGATATCCTTCGTTTTCATGCCGGGATTTGGCCGGCGATGTTAATGGCGCTGGACTTGCCACTGCCAAAGGTGCTGTTGGTACACGGATTTATCAACGTTGGCGGCACTAAAATGAGCAAGAGTCTCGGTAATGGCATTGGTCCAGCTGACATCATCCCGCACTACGGCGTTGAGGCCTTTCGCTATTATTTCCTGCGTCATGTGCCGACGCAAGATGACGGTGACTTTACCTGGGAGAAATTTGAAGCGGCCTACAACGGCGAGCTGGGCAATGACCTGGGTAATTTGGTGCAGCGGGTGGCAAAGATGGTGCAGAGTTATCAAGCCGGCGTTATTGGCGATGCGCCGCAGTCTGAACACGATATGGGGCCGTACCGTGCTGATATGGAATCTTTGAACTTTAATCTAGCAATTGATGAAATTTGGCAGATTATCCGTTCATTGAATCAATATATTGAGCGCGTGCAACCATGGCAAGTTGCCAAAAAGCGCGCCAAGGATCCAGAGGCGGAAGCACATTTGGGCGAGATTTTGGCGCATGCTTGCGGCACATTACTGCAGGTCTCTGATATGCTTCGTCCATTTATGCCGCAAACCGCTGAGAAAATTCACGACATGTTTGCCAGTGGCGTTGTGCCATCACAGCTGACCCCACTGTTTCCACGCAAATATCTCCACACGCCTGATCCACGTGCACCAAAAGCAGAAAACCAGGGTAAATAA